AACTAGCACAACATCAATAAATACTATGACAAAGTATTATCTATCAACCAATTCAACATATCAATCCTATGATATTTATTTAGGAAATTCGAGTTCATGGGTTAATGTTTTTCTTCCTACCGAAACCGTGAATTCAACTATGCAAATTCCTGCAAATACTGCTATGGGCAATTACTATATTTTAATCTATTCTGATGCTGATAATTCTTTCACTGAAACAAACGAGTTAAACAATGTTGTAGCAGTAACGATAGAAATTTCAGTTGGAGATTTTAGAGTCGAATATGAAACTGTTTCTCCTACAACTGTACAGTATGAAACAGGTTCACTAATATTCTCTTGCGATCATATATATACTGGAAATAGTACTTCTTTGATAACCTCATATTTAGGCTATTATATTTCAACTGATCAAACTCTTGATGCAGGTGATGAACATGTTGGTAGTAGTTCCTCTTCTTTTTATTACAATGATCCGCTTGAAGCCGAATCTATGACATTTGGAATATCTACCTACGATGTAGGAAATTACTATGCAATTTTCAAAGCCGATTATAATGATGATTATGCAGAAACAGACGAAGCAAACAATATTGCCGTATTACCTTTTACTATTGAATTTAATTGTACTGATGCCTTAGAACCAAACGATATTTATAGTCAAGCATATAATATTAGCACTAACACTTCATATTCAAATAGCAATTTGTGTCTTGAACAAGGCGACTATGATTGGTTTAGATTTTCTCATAATAATTTATCATATTACTTCAAAATTTCTCATTATCTAACATCAGGTTTAGGATATTATAGTTTGAATTTTACCCATAATGGCGACAATATTACAATTGAAACCTCAGCCTCATATTCGGGTTCAGGTATTTGCGATACTTATGTAGTTTTATACGATACCGATCACACTACTCCATTAGCATCAGATAACGATGGAGGATCAGGATCTTTTTCTCTAATCAATCATACACTTGGCGAAGATTTTTGGATTACAAATGAAAGTGCCACACCATCAACAGTTACTCAAGGTGGAACAATTACACTTAGTTGCGAACAGCATTATGGTGGAGCAAGCACTTCAACTGTAGCTCCTTATGTCGGTTACTATTTATCGTCCGATATTCAGGTAGATGCTAATGATATATTTTTTGGTTATGATGCCTCTCAATTAAGTGTAAGCACTACATCAAGTACTGAGTCATCAACATTTACAATTCCAACAACTACAAGTCTCGGAAACTATTACATTCTATTTGTTGCGAATTATGATAATTATTATTCTGAAAGCAATTATCAAAATAATCTTGTGCACGAGTATATAACAGTTACGGCAGCTTGCGATGACATATACATTACAAACGAAAGTGCCTCACCTACAACAGTTGGTCCCGCAAATGTGCTTACAATTTCTTGCGAACAACATTATTCAGGAACAAGCACTTCTACACTAAGTACTTATGTTAAATATTATTTATCAACGAATAATACTTACGAAACATCTGACACATATATAGGTTATGACATTTCAAGTCTGAGTGTAAACATTCCTTCAAGCACCGAAACAATTAGTTATACCATTCCTGCAAATACAAGCTTAGGAACCTATTATATTCTTTTTGTCGCCGATGCAAATGACAATGTTTCAGAGTGTAATGAAAATAATAATTTATCATATTTTGAATTTACAGTTGGCGGAAGTGTTGGAGATTTGACAGTTCAAAATTCTACTCTTAGTCCTTCGTCTGCCGCTCCGAGCGAAACAGTAAATTTAAGCTGTGAGCAGCATTACTCGGGAAGCAGCACTGTTCCAATAAATTCTTATGTAGGCTATTATTTATCGCAAAACACTACTTTCGAAAGCTCAGATGTTTTGCTTGGCATAGACTATTCAGCATTGCACGCCTCAAATACCTCCGATACCTATACAGAAACCGTTACAATCCCTGCTGGAACAATATCAGGAACATATTATATTTTGTTTTTCGCCGATCACAATAACTTGTTTCCTGAAAGTAATGAAAATAACAATATTGTTTATCAGCAAATTACTATTACTCCAGGTTGCGAAGATTTAACAATAACAAATCAGACTGCTTCTCCAAATCCAATTGCACCCGGCTCAACAATAAGTCTTTCCTGTCAGCATCAATACTCAGGAAATAATAGCAGTGCGTTTAACCCTGTCGTAAAATATTACTTTTCAAGCAACCAGACTTACGAAACAAGCGATAATTATATCGGCTATGATTATTCAACTTTAAGCGCATCAAATCCTTTTGAAGTTGAAACTATAAATTATTTAATCCCTTCAAGTACAAGTTTCGGAACCTACTATATCCTATTCGTAGCCGATGCAAATAATGTATTATCAGAATGTAACGAAAACAATAATGTTTCATACTTTGAAATCACAGTAGGCGGAAATATTGGAGACTTAACAATTCAAAATGCTTCAATAAGCCCAACTACAGTAGTTCAGGGAGCAAATGTAGATTTAAGTTGTGAGCAACATTATTCGGGGAGTAGTAGTGCAAATCTGAATTCTCGAGTTGGATTTTATCTTTCATCAAACAATACCTACGAAAGTTCCGATGATTTTCTGGGATATGAAACCTCTGTATTAAACTCCTCAAATACATCCGAAACAGAAACTATGACAGTAACAATTTCTTCAAGCATAAGTCCGGGAACATATTACATATTGTTTTTCGCAGATTATAATGATTTATATATAGAAAGTAACGAAAGCAATAATGTTACATTTGTTCAACTTACTGTTGAATCTTTTGCCTGCACCGATGCTTTAGAACCAAACAATGATTTCAGTCTGGCATATGATATTGGCACAAGTAGCTCATATGTAAATGCAGATTTATGTATTTCTCCAGCAGATGAAGACTGGTTCATATTTGATTATAACGGCTCCGACTATTTTTTCAAAGTCAAAGGATATAATAGCTCAACAGAAGGCGATTATGGTCTGAATTTCAGTATTTCAGGTGCAAGTGTTACAATTTACACTTATCAAACAGGTGATCCTATGGATACAAAAATTTACTTATACGATACCGACCATAGCACTCAATTGGCATATAACGACGATTATGGTTCTAATGCTTTTTCACAAATAAGCCATGTTTTTCCATCGAGTGCAAATGGCGATTTCACTATTCAAAATGTTTATTCCTCTGCCGGTGAAATTCTACCTTGGGACATGTTTGAGATTAGTTGCGAGCAACATTATAGTGGAACAAATTCATACACTATGAATCCAAAAGTAGGTTTCTATTTTTCTTACGATAATGTCTTAGATGTAAACGACGAATTTATTCTTTACGAACAATCTGCCTTAAGTTCAAGTGTAACTTCCGAAACTGAAACTGCATATTTATACCTTCCTTCATTTGCCGATCCGGGAACCTATTACATATTATGTGTAGCCGATTACGACAATTATTTTAGCGAAACAAACGAATCTAATAATGTTGCAGCATATCAAATAACAGTTCTCGGATATCCCGACTGGCAAGTTTGGGCATCGCCCGAAGCTCCAATGCACGAAATAGATATCCCGAGTTCTGCAACAATCACAATAGATGGTGTCGAAATCTCATATGGCGACAATGTAGGAGTATTTTTCGATTCATCAGGAACCGAGCTTTGCGGGGGTATGGATGTATTTATGGGTACAAACATCAATTTGATAGCTTATGGACAATATCAGGGAGACAATGGTTTTGCTACAGGCGAAGAATTTGTCTGGAAGATTTATGATGCCTCTGAAGATGTTGAATATTATGCAACTCCTACTTATAATACAAGCCTCCCAAATCAGGGCAATTTTGCTGTAAACGGAAACAGCGGGTTACTTTCCTTAGTAACAGTTCCGAACCAGCCACAAACCCAAACTCAAAGCTTAAATTTCGTACTTGGCTGGAATATGATTTCTACATATATCAACCCAACAGATCCTGATATAAGTGCAGTTTTTGCGCCTGTTGTTTCAAATCTCGAAATCGTGAAAAATAGCCTGGGAAGTGTTTACTGGCCAGCTTATTATATTAACCTAATCGGGAATATTGTTACTACCGAAGGATACCAGCTTAAAATGAATACAGCAGACACATTAGATATTGAAGGCACACAAATTGTTCCCGAACAAACTCCTATTTCAATTGCTTCAGGCTGGAGCATAATTGCTTACCTGCGAGACAATCCTGCTTCTATTGCCGATATGATGAGCACTATTGTTTCTGATGTTGAAATAGTAAAAAATAATTTCGGAGCGGTATATTGGCCGGCGTATTATGTCAACCTGATAGGAAATATGTTACCCAGTCAAGGATATCAGATAAAAATGATAAATGCAAGCACCCTGACCTACGCTTCAAATTCTGCCAATCTTGCTAAAGCAAATATTATGGAATTACATCCTCAACATTTCTATTTGAATAAAAACACCGGCTCAAACATGACTCTTGGTATTCCAAATTCGGCTTGGAACGAAAAGCCAAATCCGGGTGATGAAATCGGAGTTTTTAGTCCCGAGGGGATATTAGTTGGCTCATCTGTTTATGATGGAAATAACCTTGCAATTTCTATTTGGGGAAATGATAAACTTTCTGAAGAAATTGATGGAATGGTAGAAAAGAGCAAGTTTAGCATTGTGCTAATGACAAATGGCCAGGAACAAAACCTGCAAGTAGATTTCTGGCTTGAAGGCGATGAGTTTTACAAGACAAATAAAATTTCGATTATCGAAAAATTATCAATTGTCAATTATCAATTATTAATTGTTGAACTCTTTCAGAATGCACCAAATCCATTCTCAGAAACCACAACAATAAGCTATTTTGTTCCTCACGAAACTAAAGTTGAAATTGTTGTATATAATGTTCTTGGAGAGAAAATTGCGGAACTCGAAAACTCAACACATACTAAAGGGAAGCATGAATTGCTATTCGACGCAAAAGCCTATTCAACTGGGACTTACATAGTGAAACTGAACACTTCAAACCAATCGATAAGCAGATTGATAAGTAAAAAGTAGATTTTGGTAGATTACTTCATGATTCAGTTTTATTTCACCCTCGCAGGCTTTTGCTTGTGGGGGTTTTTTTTGGTTTGCATTTTTTGGTCAAGCGTTAGCTCTTGTGAATTGCAAATGTGTATGACTTATGCGATGGTTTTTGACAAATCATATTCTTCTTTTTCCTTATAATATTTTGATTTTGGGTTTTTAATGTCTTCTCTACTAATCAAATAATGTTTCTCAATAAAGTCAATAGACTGTTTTTTCAATCCATTTTTGTTAAATCCTTTAAACTCGTTATTCTTAATAATTATTTTAATCTTTTCTTTTTCAGAATTTTCATAACTTTCAAATTCATTCCACCAATTTTCTGTATAACCAGAATCTTCAAAGAAATAGCGAAATAGAATATATGTTTCTGGCATTATTAGTATTTTTTCAAATTCATTTATGTCTTTACCAAATGCTTTATAAAAAAATGATTTTCCTCTTCCTATCTTACCTTTCGTTGCATTTAATACTGTCTGAATTGCTCTAATATATTTTCTATTCCAATTTTCACCCAAATAACTCCTGTTTAAATGTTTCTCTCCATTGATAGGATGGAATTTCATCGGAAATGAGTATATATTAATATCCAATTCCTCCGATAAAAGTATATTAATTTCAAGACGCTGATATAATTCTTTTGGCTCGTCTTTTTCATTATAAAGCAAGTAGTTTGATAAGTTCCGAATATTATGTTTTGCCGCTAACCTTATGGCTTTAACATACGTTTTCTCATATCCCATACTATCAAATGCTATTCTAAGAGGTTTTATAGGAATTTCGCTTAATAACTGCATTTTAATTTCAGTTAACAGCCTTGCATCAAGTCCTTGATTAAAATCAACATATCTTAATTTTGGTGTTCTATTTCTATATTTCTCATACATCCCTTTTATCTTAGGGTAAATTCTAAGAATATTTGATTTTGTTGCTGTGATACTGGATAAAAGATTAGATTCATCTAAGATATCGTATAATTCTTGTTGTTTTTCTCCTTTTAGTTTTTGAAGTAAATATTGAATTAGTTCAAAAGACATTTTTAAATATGCAACATCATTTATACCTGTTTTTAAGTTTCTTACAGCTATGTCTAAATAATTAGGGTCAATGAACTTTGCACCTTTAACGAAACCACTTTCCTTAATTTCCTCAATTATTTGTGTAAAATTCTTTGATGCTAAAACATTATTATCTAATAAAAGTAGGTTTCGTTGGTCGCCAAAATCTCTTTTCGTTTTTTCTATTTTCTCTTTTAATGAAATATAAGGATTAAATTTAGGCTCTATTTTCCAAACAGCACAAAATGAACACTTACGAACGCAACCCCTTGTCATATATCCATAATAGGCATTATTTTCAGGGTATGCATAATCTATCTCACCAAGTATTGAATAATCAAGAGGAAGTTCGTCAATAATAATTTCATTTTTATCCAAGTCCCCTGCTTCATTTAAGAGACCTTTGTGTGTTTTTATTCCAGTTTCTTTTTCTACATCCTCTGCTAAAACAGTTGCCAAAACGCCTCCGATAAGTATTTGACTTTTATTCTTTACTATTTTCTTGGCAAATTCAATAGTTTCTATTGTAATATTCCAATTAAAAGTAAAAAGCGTTGTAATACATATTCTATCCCACTTTGGATTATCTAAATACTGCTTTTTGCGATAGTAATCTTTATATGAAATTAACCAGTTTGATACAAGTAGATCATATTTAGATAGTTGAATTAATGATTTTAATAATTCTATACTACTTTTTTTTATATATTCAACAATTGATTTTTTATATTCAATCCAGTTTACATTATTGTCAATATCAGTAAGTTTTTTGATTAACTCTATACTTATCTGATTCAAAATAAATTCTTTTAAATCTCCCTTGAAAAAAACAACTTTATCACCAAGCATTCGGTGATAAGTTGCTAGTTTCATTAATCCAATTGGCGGATATTTATTTTTGTAATTAGGCTCCAATAAAAGAACATTCCTTTTCTTCATCTACCAACTATTTATTAAGTTCTTCTATTATTTTTCGTTTAACCATTTCTGAGGTTTCTTTTGGTAATATCATGTCGATTATAGAAAGTATTCTACCTGTTAATTTTCTGTCCTTTCTATTGAAATTAGGTAGATTATCTGTCATTAAAGGTGTTTTATTATTCTGAACATCATTATTAGTTATTACAGTTTCTTCTTTAATTTCCGAAACTAATTTATCAACTAATTTTTTCTTACTCTCATCAGCAGAAACTTTTGATTTTATTTTCTCAATCTTTTCTCTTGCATTAACTGCATCTTGATTTATTCTTTCTAACTTTTTTTCATATTCCTTCTTTTCTGCAGGTTTTGTAAAACCTCTCTCTACCTTCTTCTTAAATTCTTCTTGTGCATCTGATAATTT
This sequence is a window from Bacteroidota bacterium. Protein-coding genes within it:
- a CDS encoding T9SS type A sorting domain-containing protein, which gives rise to MKTKKITLLIAFLLCISTAGMYAQKQTVKGNSDPNEAKLVAPQIKLLSSDNETSVISFSFSNFDFRQVETSRGLVQIPILPDATPMLVKDAPDLPKLTRSVIIPDKAEMQVEVVSEQYLDYPNIEIAPSKGNLTRDIDPASIPYNYGKVYYENEFFPKEIVNLRKPYILRDYRGQTVVVYPFRYNPVTKVLRVYHNIVINISKKSENGINKFVNKNPNIKPTFEFDKIYSNQFLNYSSPKYTPVSENGNMLIISDASYLSAMQPLIEWKIKSGRNVYIVDVASIGDTTAIKSYIQNYYNNTGLTYLLLVGDAQHIPPLYLGGDSDNAYGFISGNDSYPEIFVGRFSAETVAHVQTQVQRVLDYEINPESSSWIKNGIGIASNEGSGDDGEWDFEHVRNMNIDLLNYNYISCSELFDSTFGGLDLPNNPTPLMVANEVNSGAGVILYTGHGSTYSFSTSGFSTIGVNNLTNVGKLPFIWATACLNGNFNGNTCFGETWLRATHNGEPTGAIATLMSTISQFWSPPMDGQDEMVDILTESYSNNIKRTFGGISMNGCMHMNDEYGAWGDTMTNTWSCFGDPSLMLRTSTPIIFTSNHINQSELGLSSINVSCVLNGASVCISQNNQILGTGTISNGSANISFNSISSTDTVFVTLTKYNYKPYLGHVLMYSSYPDFLIQSSNISSNNITYGQTLTLNSVQQYIGISSTPFTPKVGYYISFDLNIDQNDFFLSYDQSSLSASQTTESESYTYTVSSSIPAGPYYLIFVADYNDVYTESNEQNNIDYHLITINNHDANGDLNIQNNIVSPNNNLSPWDTLHLSYNLNYAGTNSSNMDVEVSFYLSDIPTSTLSMTYLGQKNSVVNSSNSSASESFDAVVPAGTANGNYYIIFFADIDNFWNETNEGNNVESTAITVLSSNAEDIFPTNPSVSSSLIDPGTNVTVSFTQNYSGTSTTSINTMTKYYLSTNSTYQSYDIYLGNSSSWVNVFLPTETVNSTMQIPANTAMGNYYILIYSDADNSFTETNELNNVVAVTIEISVGDFRVEYETVSPTTVQYETGSLIFSCDHIYTGNSTSLITSYLGYYISTDQTLDAGDEHVGSSSSSFYYNDPLEAESMTFGISTYDVGNYYAIFKADYNDDYAETDEANNIAVLPFTIEFNCTDALEPNDIYSQAYNISTNTSYSNSNLCLEQGDYDWFRFSHNNLSYYFKISHYLTSGLGYYSLNFTHNGDNITIETSASYSGSGICDTYVVLYDTDHTTPLASDNDGGSGSFSLINHTLGEDFWITNESATPSTVTQGGTITLSCEQHYGGASTSTVAPYVGYYLSSDIQVDANDIFFGYDASQLSVSTTSSTESSTFTIPTTTSLGNYYILFVANYDNYYSESNYQNNLVHEYITVTAACDDIYITNESASPTTVGPANVLTISCEQHYSGTSTSTLSTYVKYYLSTNNTYETSDTYIGYDISSLSVNIPSSTETISYTIPANTSLGTYYILFVADANDNVSECNENNNLSYFEFTVGGSVGDLTVQNSTLSPSSAAPSETVNLSCEQHYSGSSTVPINSYVGYYLSQNTTFESSDVLLGIDYSALHASNTSDTYTETVTIPAGTISGTYYILFFADHNNLFPESNENNNIVYQQITITPGCEDLTITNQTASPNPIAPGSTISLSCQHQYSGNNSSAFNPVVKYYFSSNQTYETSDNYIGYDYSTLSASNPFEVETINYLIPSSTSFGTYYILFVADANNVLSECNENNNVSYFEITVGGNIGDLTIQNASISPTTVVQGANVDLSCEQHYSGSSSANLNSRVGFYLSSNNTYESSDDFLGYETSVLNSSNTSETETMTVTISSSISPGTYYILFFADYNDLYIESNESNNVTFVQLTVESFACTDALEPNNDFSLAYDIGTSSSYVNADLCISPADEDWFIFDYNGSDYFFKVKGYNSSTEGDYGLNFSISGASVTIYTYQTGDPMDTKIYLYDTDHSTQLAYNDDYGSNAFSQISHVFPSSANGDFTIQNVYSSAGEILPWDMFEISCEQHYSGTNSYTMNPKVGFYFSYDNVLDVNDEFILYEQSALSSSVTSETETAYLYLPSFADPGTYYILCVADYDNYFSETNESNNVAAYQITVLGYPDWQVWASPEAPMHEIDIPSSATITIDGVEISYGDNVGVFFDSSGTELCGGMDVFMGTNINLIAYGQYQGDNGFATGEEFVWKIYDASEDVEYYATPTYNTSLPNQGNFAVNGNSGLLSLVTVPNQPQTQTQSLNFVLGWNMISTYINPTDPDISAVFAPVVSNLEIVKNSLGSVYWPAYYINLIGNIVTTEGYQLKMNTADTLDIEGTQIVPEQTPISIASGWSIIAYLRDNPASIADMMSTIVSDVEIVKNNFGAVYWPAYYVNLIGNMLPSQGYQIKMINASTLTYASNSANLAKANIMELHPQHFYLNKNTGSNMTLGIPNSAWNEKPNPGDEIGVFSPEGILVGSSVYDGNNLAISIWGNDKLSEEIDGMVEKSKFSIVLMTNGQEQNLQVDFWLEGDEFYKTNKISIIEKLSIVNYQLLIVELFQNAPNPFSETTTISYFVPHETKVEIVVYNVLGEKIAELENSTHTKGKHELLFDAKAYSTGTYIVKLNTSNQSISRLISKK